The DNA sequence CCGGTAGATCAGGCCGGTGTAGAAGTCCACGTTCGGGTACAGCTTCCGCTCGACGAAGTAGTCGTCGGAAAGGGCGGTTTCCTCGAGCTTCTTGGCGATGTCGAGCAGCTGGTCGCCGCCCTTCAGCTTGCCGAGGATCTCGTCGGCGGTGTTCTTGATGATCTTCGCGCGCGGGTCGTAGTTCTTGTAGACCCGGTGCCCGAAGCCCATCAGCTTCACGCCCTTTTCCTTGTTCTTCACCCGCTCCACGAACTTGGCGACGTCGCCGCCGTCCTTCTGGATGCCCTCGAGCATGTCGAGGACCGCCGCGTTCGCGCCGCCGTGCAGCGGGCCGAACAGCGCGTTGATGCCCGCCGAAATCGAGGCGAACAGGTTGGCCTCGGACGAGCCGACCAGGCGCACGGTCGAGGTCGAGCAGTTCTGCTCGTGGTCGGCGTGCAGGATGAACAGCAGGTCCAGCGCCTTCGCGATGTCCGGGTCGACCTCGTACGGCTCGGCCGGGAAGCCGAACGTCATCCGCAGGAAGTTCTCGACCAGGCCCAGCGAGTTGTCCGGGTAGAGCAGCGGCTGGCCGACGGACTTCTTGTACGCGTACGCGGCCAGGGTCGGGACCTTGGCGAGCAGCCGGATGGTGGACAGCTCCACGTTCGGCTCGTCGAACGGGTCGAGCGAGTCCTGGTAGAAGGTCGACAACGCCGACACCGCGCTGGACAGGACGGGCATCGGGTGCGCGTCGCGCGGGAAGCCGCTGAAGAAGGCCTTCAGGTCCTCGTGCAGCAGCGTGTGGCGCTGGATCTTCTCGGTGAAGTCGGCCAGCTGGGCCTGGGTCGGCAGCTCGCCGTAGATCAGGAGGTATGAGACCTCGACGAAGGTCGACTTCTCCGCCAGCTGCTCGATCGGGTAGCCCCGGTAGCGGAGGATGCCGGCGTCACCGTCGATGTAGGCGATGGCGGACGACGCGGCGCCGGTGTTGACGAAACCGGGGTCGTAGGTGATGTACCCCGTCTGCGCCAGCAGCTTCCCCAGTTCGATCCCGGGCGCGCCCTCGACCGGGTGGACGATCTTGAACTCGTGCTCGCCACTCGGCAGGGTCAGCTTCGCGGTTTCGCCGCCGGACTGCCCCGCAGTCGTCGCGTCGGACATGCAAGTCCCTCTCACGTTCGGCACGGAGCGGCGGCGCCTGTACGTTTCACAGGTAGCCACGTGTTCACGCGAGGAAACACTGGCGCCTCGCTGCACACCGCCCCGCTGGGGTATGAAGAATGCCCCTCTACGCTAGTCGAGGAACTGGTGTTCGCGCAGCGGTGGCGTTGCTCCTGGGGGCCCCTTTGGGACCAGGTTCACACGCTCGACGCCATATCCGCGGACGTCGGCGGCTCGGCACCGCTGCGCGACACCGTGATCGACGCCGCTTTCGCCGCGAAAGCGAGGGCCTCGCGCCACGCGTCCGCGTCGAGGGAGGCCAGGTCGGCGACCTCCCGGGTGTGCAGCCAGGCCAGCAGCGCGCCCTGCACGGTGTCGCCGGCGCCGATCGTGTCGACCACCTCGACCTTCCGCGACGGCACGTGGGCCAGCTCACCTGCGGCGGTGATCACCGCGAGCCCGTCGGCGCCCCGGGTGAGCACCACGGCGTCCACACCGGACTCGACCCACGTCTTCGCGGCGGCGATCGGGTCGGCGCCGCCGGTGAGCCACGCGGCGTCGTCGTCGGAGATCTTGAGCAGCCGGACGTCCGGCAGCCAGGACGCGAACCGGGCGCGGTAGGCGGCCGGGTCGGTGATCAGCGCCTCGCGGATGTTCGGGTCGAGGACGGTCAGCACGCCGCGCGCGGCCTCGCGCCGCAGCATCGCCTCGTACGCCGACGCGCCGGGTTCGAGGACCATGCCGAGGGTGCCGAGCGAGAGCGCGGTCACCGTGTCCGGCAGCGGTCCCGGATCCGCGACGAGCCGGTCCGCGGTGCCCTCGACGTAGAACGTGTAGCGCGCGGCGCCCTTCGCGTCGAGCGCGACCACGGCGAGCGTCGTCGGTTCGTCGCCGCGCTGCAGCAGCGCGGTGCCGACGTCCGATGCGTGCAGCCGCTCGACCATCGCGTCGCCGAAGCGGTCGGTGGACACGCGCGAGAGGAAGGCCGTCGGCACGCCGAGGCGGCCGGCCGCCAGCGCGACGTTGTACGGGCCGCCGCCCAGGCGGGGCAGCAGCGCGCGCAGCCCACCGTCCACAGTGGAATCCAAGGGGTCGCCGGGAACCAGGTCGACCAGAGCTTCTCCGCCTACGACGATCACGCGGGGAGTTTATCGATTGCGGGCTGACAATTCCTGTCCGCTATTTGTTCAGCCCGCCGAGCAGCAGTTCACCCAGAGCGGTGAACGCTTCGGCGTCGGAAACGTCGGTGCGCCGGCCCAGCTCCCCGGTCTGGATGCCTTCGATGATCAGCCCGGTCATCTCGGCCACGAGCCGGGCGTGGACGTCGCGGAACACCCCGTCGGCGACGCCCTTGTCGATGAACTGCCGGAGCCGCCCGGCCGCGAACCGGCTGTTGACCTGGTAGGCCTCGCGCGCCGGGCCGAACTCGGCGAGGTCGCGCATGAACGCCGCCGACGCCCGGTTCAGGTGCTCGGAGACGCCCGCCAGGTACTCCCCGATGAGCTTGCGGGCGTCGTCGATCCCGGCGATCCGCTCTTCGATCCGCTCGCCGGCGCCCCGGAAGAAGTGGGTGACGACCTTGACGGCGAGCTGCTCCTTGCTGGGCGCGAGCGCGTAGAGCGTCGACTTCGAGCAGCGCAGGCGGGCGGCGAGGTCGTCGAGGGTGAAGCCGGCGAACCCCTCCGCGAGGAAGAGCGCCTCGAGCTCGCCGAGCAGGGCGCGCTGGCGCGCGGTCGGCCGTCGGCGGGGTTCGGGGCGCATCGGTTCACTATCTCCTACGTCTTCCGGCCACCCCAGGCCCGTCGTACTGTACTCTAAGCGGGCCCACAGTACTGTTTTCAGTACCGCTTTGGAGGACGACGATGCCCGCCGAACGCCTGCTGCCGGATTCGGACGCCGAGGACCTGGTCGCGCTCGCGACCGAGATCGCCCGCGACGAGCTCGCGCCCCGCGCGGCGGCGGCCGAAGAGGCCGAGCAGTTCCCCCGCGACCAGTTCCGCCTGCTCGGCAAGTCGGGCCTGCTCGGGCTGCCGTACCCGGAGCGCTGGGGCGGCGGCGACGTGCGATACGAGGTCTACCTGCAGGTCCTGGAGGAGCTCGCGGCCGCGTGGATGACGGTCGGCGTCGGGCTGTCGGTGCACACGATGTCCTGCTACGCGCTGGCCGAGTACGGCAGCGACGAGCAGCGCGACGAGTGGTTCCCGGACATGCTCGAGGGGTCACTGCTGGGTGCGTACGCGCTCTCGGAGACGAACGCGGGCTCGGACGCGGCCGCTTTGTCGACCCGCGCGCGGCTGGACGGCTCGGACTACGTCGTCAACGGCACGAAGGCGTGGATCACGCACGCGGGCGTGGCGGACTTCTACACGACAATGGTCCGCACGGGCCCCGACGAGATCTCGTGCCTGCTGGTCGACGGCGCCACCGAAGGCCTCTCGGCGGCACCGCGCGAGAAGAAGATGGGCCTCACCGGCTCCCCGACCGCCCAGCTGATCTTCGACGGCGCCCGCGTACCGGCGTCCCGCCTGCTGGGTTCGGCGGGCGACGGGCTGCGGATCGCGTTGTCGTCCCTGAGTTCGGGCCGGCTCGGCATCGCGGCGTGCGCGGTCGGGTTGGCCCAGGCGGCACTGGACGAGGCGGTGGCGTACGCGAAGGGCCGCTCGCAGTTCGGCCGCCCGATCATCGACTTCCAGGGCGTCGAGTTCCTGCTGGCCGACATGGCGGCGACGGTGGAGTCGTCCCGGGCGACGTACCTGGAGGCGGCACGGCGGCGCGACCGCGGGCTGCCGTTCCAGCGCCAGGCGTCGATCGCGAAGCTGGTGGCGACCGACGGCGCGATGAAGGTGACGACGGACGCGGTCCAGGTCCTCGGCGGGGCCGGGTACACGCGGGACTTCCCGGTGGAGCGGTACATGCGGGAGGCGAAGGTGCCGCAGATCTTCGAGGGGACGAACCAGATCCAGCGGATGGTGATCGCGCGGGAGCTGAAGAAGGCCTGATCCAGCGGGTTCGGTCACACGCTTGGGACACCTACGGTTACTCCTGGTTGCACCTGAGCCGTGAGGCAATGCCGGGCGCCGTGAGGAGCCGTTGTGATTGCACTTCCCGAGCCGGGCCCTGCTCGCAAGTGGGAGATCCCCGATCACCTGCTGACGATCGAGGAGTACGCGGCGCTCGGTGAAACCGACACAGGTTTCACCGAACTCGTGGAAGGCCGCGTCGTGATGTCCCCCGGCCCCAAGCCCGGGCACAACCTCGTGATGCTCGAGCGAGTACGCGAAGACAAAGACATGATTCGGGCCGAAGAGGTCGCCGTTGAGATCGAAATCGTGTCGCCGGGCTCCAAGCACACCGACTACCACGTCAAGCACGACGAGTACGCCGACGCGGGCATCCCGCACTACTGGATCGTCGACATCACCGAGCCGGTCTCCCTGGTCGCCCGCCACCAAGCCGGCGAGTTCGGCTACCTCGATGCCTCAGCGGTCACCGGCACCTTCGCCACCGACGTCCCGTTCCCGGTCAAGATCGACCTCGACGCCCTGCTCGACTGACCCGACCTGGTCGAGCGAACGCTGTCCCACCCACGGGACGGATACCGTTTCCGCATGCCCGACCAGCTGCTGACCATCGAGGAGTACCGCGCGCTCGGGGAGTCCGACCGCGGCTTCACCGAACTGGTGGAAGGCCGCGTAGTCCCCTCGCCCGGCGCCGGCCGCACGCACAACATGGCCGCGTGCCGGCTGGCCGCACAACTGGAGCGTCAGCTTCCGCGCGGCCTCGCGTTCGCCCTCGGCACCGACATCGACCTCGGCTTGGCACCACCCGGCGAGCCCGGCTTCGCCCGTCGTCCGGATCTTCTGGTCTTCGACCGGACAGCCCGCGACCCGATCCGCGCCAAGAACGTGGCGGTGGTCGTCGAGATCGCGACAACGGGCTCCCGGCGCACGGACTACCGCGTGAAGCACGACGAGTACGCCGACGCGGGGATCCCGCACTACTGGATCGTCGACCTCACCGAACCGGTCACCCTCGTCGCCTGCCAGGGCTACCGAGACGCGCCGCCTGTCACCGGCACCTTCGCGACCGGTGAACCGTTCCCCGTCGAGCTCGACCTCGACGCATTGATCGGGCAGCACGCCGGAACCGCCCGGTAACCGGCGTGCCGCCCGAAACTCAGCGGGCCTCGCGGTAGCGCCGGTCCTTCGACACGCCCTCACCCAGCGACTCGTCGAAGTGGTATACCTCGTCGCCGCGCACGAAGACGCGCAGCGCCCGGTTCATCACGTCCAGCGGGTCGCCCGACCACAGCACGACGTCCGCGTCCAGGCCCGGCTTCAGCGCGCCGATCTGCCCGTCCAGGCCCAGCATCGACGCCGGGTTGACGGTCAGCGACTTCAGCGCCGTCGCCGGGTCGAGGCCGTCCTTCACGGCCAGTGCCGCCTGGTAGACCAGGAAGTTGATCGGGATCACCGGGTGGTCGGTGGTGATCGCGATCCGCACGCCCGCGCGGGCCAGGATGCCGGCCGAGCGCAGCGTGCGGTTGCGCAGCTCCACCTTGGACTTCGTGGTGAACAGGGGCCCCAGGATCACCGGGACGTCCCGCTCGGCCAGCAGGT is a window from the Amycolatopsis sp. cg9 genome containing:
- a CDS encoding citrate synthase, with product MSDATTAGQSGGETAKLTLPSGEHEFKIVHPVEGAPGIELGKLLAQTGYITYDPGFVNTGAASSAIAYIDGDAGILRYRGYPIEQLAEKSTFVEVSYLLIYGELPTQAQLADFTEKIQRHTLLHEDLKAFFSGFPRDAHPMPVLSSAVSALSTFYQDSLDPFDEPNVELSTIRLLAKVPTLAAYAYKKSVGQPLLYPDNSLGLVENFLRMTFGFPAEPYEVDPDIAKALDLLFILHADHEQNCSTSTVRLVGSSEANLFASISAGINALFGPLHGGANAAVLDMLEGIQKDGGDVAKFVERVKNKEKGVKLMGFGHRVYKNYDPRAKIIKNTADEILGKLKGGDQLLDIAKKLEETALSDDYFVERKLYPNVDFYTGLIYRALGFPTKFFTVLFALGRLPGWIAHWREMINDPATKIGRPRQIYTGHASRDYTPMSER
- a CDS encoding carbohydrate kinase; amino-acid sequence: MIVVGGEALVDLVPGDPLDSTVDGGLRALLPRLGGGPYNVALAAGRLGVPTAFLSRVSTDRFGDAMVERLHASDVGTALLQRGDEPTTLAVVALDAKGAARYTFYVEGTADRLVADPGPLPDTVTALSLGTLGMVLEPGASAYEAMLRREAARGVLTVLDPNIREALITDPAAYRARFASWLPDVRLLKISDDDAAWLTGGADPIAAAKTWVESGVDAVVLTRGADGLAVITAAGELAHVPSRKVEVVDTIGAGDTVQGALLAWLHTREVADLASLDADAWREALAFAAKAASITVSRSGAEPPTSADMASSV
- a CDS encoding TetR/AcrR family transcriptional regulator; translated protein: MRPEPRRRPTARQRALLGELEALFLAEGFAGFTLDDLAARLRCSKSTLYALAPSKEQLAVKVVTHFFRGAGERIEERIAGIDDARKLIGEYLAGVSEHLNRASAAFMRDLAEFGPAREAYQVNSRFAAGRLRQFIDKGVADGVFRDVHARLVAEMTGLIIEGIQTGELGRRTDVSDAEAFTALGELLLGGLNK
- a CDS encoding acyl-CoA dehydrogenase family protein is translated as MPAERLLPDSDAEDLVALATEIARDELAPRAAAAEEAEQFPRDQFRLLGKSGLLGLPYPERWGGGDVRYEVYLQVLEELAAAWMTVGVGLSVHTMSCYALAEYGSDEQRDEWFPDMLEGSLLGAYALSETNAGSDAAALSTRARLDGSDYVVNGTKAWITHAGVADFYTTMVRTGPDEISCLLVDGATEGLSAAPREKKMGLTGSPTAQLIFDGARVPASRLLGSAGDGLRIALSSLSSGRLGIAACAVGLAQAALDEAVAYAKGRSQFGRPIIDFQGVEFLLADMAATVESSRATYLEAARRRDRGLPFQRQASIAKLVATDGAMKVTTDAVQVLGGAGYTRDFPVERYMREAKVPQIFEGTNQIQRMVIARELKKA
- a CDS encoding Uma2 family endonuclease, with product MIALPEPGPARKWEIPDHLLTIEEYAALGETDTGFTELVEGRVVMSPGPKPGHNLVMLERVREDKDMIRAEEVAVEIEIVSPGSKHTDYHVKHDEYADAGIPHYWIVDITEPVSLVARHQAGEFGYLDASAVTGTFATDVPFPVKIDLDALLD
- a CDS encoding Uma2 family endonuclease, giving the protein MPDQLLTIEEYRALGESDRGFTELVEGRVVPSPGAGRTHNMAACRLAAQLERQLPRGLAFALGTDIDLGLAPPGEPGFARRPDLLVFDRTARDPIRAKNVAVVVEIATTGSRRTDYRVKHDEYADAGIPHYWIVDLTEPVTLVACQGYRDAPPVTGTFATGEPFPVELDLDALIGQHAGTAR